In a single window of the Prionailurus viverrinus isolate Anna chromosome D3, UM_Priviv_1.0, whole genome shotgun sequence genome:
- the CNDP2 gene encoding cytosolic non-specific dipeptidase isoform X1, producing the protein MSALTTLFKYVDENQDRYIKKLAEWVAIQSVSAWPEKRGEIRRMLEVAAADIKQLGGSVELADIGKQKLPDGSEIPLPPILLGKLGSDPRKKTVCIYGHLDVQPAALEDGWDSEPFTLVERDGKLYGRGATDDKGPVAGWLNALEAFQKTNQEIPVNVRFCLEGMEESGSEGLDELIFSRKDTFFKDVDYVCISDNYWLGKKKPCITYGLRGICYFFIEVECSDRDLHSGVYGGSVHEAMTDLILLMGSLMDKKGKILIPGISEAVAPVTEEELALYDKIDFDLDEYTRDVGAETLLHGCKKDILMHRWRYPSLSLHGIEGAFSGSGAKTVIPRKVVGKFSIRLVPNMTPEVVSEQVTSYLTKKFAELHSPNKFKVYMGHGGKPWVSDFNHPHYMAGRRALKTVFGVEPDLTREGGSIPVTLTFQEATGKNVMLLPVGSADDGAHSQNEKLNRLNYIEGTKMLAAYLYEVSQLEK; encoded by the exons ATGTCGGCCCTCACTACCCTGTTTAAGTATGTTGATGAAAATCAGGATCGCTACATTAAG AAACTCGCGGAATGGGTGGCCATCCAGAGTGTATCTGCGTGGCCCGAGAAGAGAGGTGAAATCAGGCGGATGCTGGAGGTTGCTGCGGCGGACATCAAGCAGCTGGGGGGCTCTGTGGAACTGGCAGATATTGGGAAACAGAAG CTCCCTGATGGGTCCGAGATACCACTTCCTCCCATTTTACTCGGCAAGCTGGGCTCCGACCCCCGGAAGAAAACCGTGTGTATTTACGGACATCTGGACGTGCAGCCGGCAGCCCTCGAGGACGGCTGGGATAGCGAACCCTTCACCCTGGTGGAACGCGACG GCAAATTGTATGGGAGAGGCGCAACCGATGATAAGGGGCCGGTGGCCGGCTGGCTGAATGCCCTGGAAGCCTTCCAGAAAACGAATCAG GAGATCCCGGTTAACGTCCGATTCTGTCTAGAGGGCATGGAGGAGTCGGGCTCGGAAGGCCTGGATGAGCTGATATTTTCGCGGAAGGACACATTCTTTAAAGACGTGGACTACGTGTGCATTTCTGACAACTACTGGCTGGGAAAGAAGAAGCCGTGCATCACATACGGTCTCAGGGGCATTTGCTACTTTTTCATTGAG GTCGAGTGCAGCGACAGAGACCTGCATTCTGGCGTGTACGGAGGCTCGGTGCACGAGGCCATGACAGATCTCATCTTGCTGATGG GCTCTCTGATGGACAAGAAGGGAAAGATCCTCATCCCAGGCATCAGTGAGGCGGTGGCCCCCGTGACCGAGGAGGAGCTGGCACTCTACGACAAGATCGACTTTGACCTGGACGAGTACACCAGGGACGTGGGGGCAGAGACTCTGCTGCACGGATGCAAG AAAGACATCCTGATGCACAGATGGCGGTACCCGTCCCTCTCCCTCCACGGGATCGAAGGCGCCTTTTCTGGGTCGGGGGCCAAGACTGTGATCCCTAGGAAAGTGGTGGGCAAGTTCTCCATCAGGCTCGTGCCGAACATGACTCCTGAAGTTGTGAGCGAGCAG GTTACTAGCTACCTGACAAAGAAATTTGCTGAACTGCACAGCCCCAACAAGTTCAAGGTGTACATGGGCCACGGTGGGAAACCCTGGGTGTCGGACTTCAATCACCCTCATTACATGGCTGGGAGAAGAGCCCTGAAAACAG TGTTTGGTGTCGAGCCGGACTTGACCAGGGAAGGTGGCAGTATTCCTGTGACTTTGACCTTTCAGGAAGCCACAGGGAAGAATGTTATGCTGCTGCCTGTGGGCTCAGCCGATGATGGCGCCCACTCCCAGAACGAGAAACTCAACAG GCTTAACTACATAGAAGGAACCAAGATGCTGGCTGCGTACCTGTATGAGGTGTCTCAGCTGGAGAAGTGA
- the CNDP2 gene encoding cytosolic non-specific dipeptidase isoform X2, giving the protein MEESGSEGLDELIFSRKDTFFKDVDYVCISDNYWLGKKKPCITYGLRGICYFFIEVECSDRDLHSGVYGGSVHEAMTDLILLMGSLMDKKGKILIPGISEAVAPVTEEELALYDKIDFDLDEYTRDVGAETLLHGCKKDILMHRWRYPSLSLHGIEGAFSGSGAKTVIPRKVVGKFSIRLVPNMTPEVVSEQVTSYLTKKFAELHSPNKFKVYMGHGGKPWVSDFNHPHYMAGRRALKTVFGVEPDLTREGGSIPVTLTFQEATGKNVMLLPVGSADDGAHSQNEKLNRLNYIEGTKMLAAYLYEVSQLEK; this is encoded by the exons ATGGAGGAGTCGGGCTCGGAAGGCCTGGATGAGCTGATATTTTCGCGGAAGGACACATTCTTTAAAGACGTGGACTACGTGTGCATTTCTGACAACTACTGGCTGGGAAAGAAGAAGCCGTGCATCACATACGGTCTCAGGGGCATTTGCTACTTTTTCATTGAG GTCGAGTGCAGCGACAGAGACCTGCATTCTGGCGTGTACGGAGGCTCGGTGCACGAGGCCATGACAGATCTCATCTTGCTGATGG GCTCTCTGATGGACAAGAAGGGAAAGATCCTCATCCCAGGCATCAGTGAGGCGGTGGCCCCCGTGACCGAGGAGGAGCTGGCACTCTACGACAAGATCGACTTTGACCTGGACGAGTACACCAGGGACGTGGGGGCAGAGACTCTGCTGCACGGATGCAAG AAAGACATCCTGATGCACAGATGGCGGTACCCGTCCCTCTCCCTCCACGGGATCGAAGGCGCCTTTTCTGGGTCGGGGGCCAAGACTGTGATCCCTAGGAAAGTGGTGGGCAAGTTCTCCATCAGGCTCGTGCCGAACATGACTCCTGAAGTTGTGAGCGAGCAG GTTACTAGCTACCTGACAAAGAAATTTGCTGAACTGCACAGCCCCAACAAGTTCAAGGTGTACATGGGCCACGGTGGGAAACCCTGGGTGTCGGACTTCAATCACCCTCATTACATGGCTGGGAGAAGAGCCCTGAAAACAG TGTTTGGTGTCGAGCCGGACTTGACCAGGGAAGGTGGCAGTATTCCTGTGACTTTGACCTTTCAGGAAGCCACAGGGAAGAATGTTATGCTGCTGCCTGTGGGCTCAGCCGATGATGGCGCCCACTCCCAGAACGAGAAACTCAACAG GCTTAACTACATAGAAGGAACCAAGATGCTGGCTGCGTACCTGTATGAGGTGTCTCAGCTGGAGAAGTGA
- the CNDP2 gene encoding cytosolic non-specific dipeptidase isoform X3 → MTDLILLMGSLMDKKGKILIPGISEAVAPVTEEELALYDKIDFDLDEYTRDVGAETLLHGCKKDILMHRWRYPSLSLHGIEGAFSGSGAKTVIPRKVVGKFSIRLVPNMTPEVVSEQVTSYLTKKFAELHSPNKFKVYMGHGGKPWVSDFNHPHYMAGRRALKTVFGVEPDLTREGGSIPVTLTFQEATGKNVMLLPVGSADDGAHSQNEKLNRLNYIEGTKMLAAYLYEVSQLEK, encoded by the exons ATGACAGATCTCATCTTGCTGATGG GCTCTCTGATGGACAAGAAGGGAAAGATCCTCATCCCAGGCATCAGTGAGGCGGTGGCCCCCGTGACCGAGGAGGAGCTGGCACTCTACGACAAGATCGACTTTGACCTGGACGAGTACACCAGGGACGTGGGGGCAGAGACTCTGCTGCACGGATGCAAG AAAGACATCCTGATGCACAGATGGCGGTACCCGTCCCTCTCCCTCCACGGGATCGAAGGCGCCTTTTCTGGGTCGGGGGCCAAGACTGTGATCCCTAGGAAAGTGGTGGGCAAGTTCTCCATCAGGCTCGTGCCGAACATGACTCCTGAAGTTGTGAGCGAGCAG GTTACTAGCTACCTGACAAAGAAATTTGCTGAACTGCACAGCCCCAACAAGTTCAAGGTGTACATGGGCCACGGTGGGAAACCCTGGGTGTCGGACTTCAATCACCCTCATTACATGGCTGGGAGAAGAGCCCTGAAAACAG TGTTTGGTGTCGAGCCGGACTTGACCAGGGAAGGTGGCAGTATTCCTGTGACTTTGACCTTTCAGGAAGCCACAGGGAAGAATGTTATGCTGCTGCCTGTGGGCTCAGCCGATGATGGCGCCCACTCCCAGAACGAGAAACTCAACAG GCTTAACTACATAGAAGGAACCAAGATGCTGGCTGCGTACCTGTATGAGGTGTCTCAGCTGGAGAAGTGA
- the LOC125148890 gene encoding uncharacterized protein LOC125148890 — MSLQTGLLSPFLFPPGWPGIWASPSTSQKEGLLCAASGSPPTPADTPAVYSTRADAVDRDGEAVSPTDRYPWKSHDGSHSAVTAVSPYGAAEWLLQDKNLSPTPHLRQAVAFNSREFSQDKSKPPAGVTERSREQRVRSGFGGGRETPGSHRGHNVRTGSRETQAEPSSWAHGGGQRCSGSQKRSPVQFSRHFVFLGLETCNRVPSTHRKLGVPSKPGAFLVLQGWEASRGIKGRADSRRGCLLE, encoded by the exons ATGTCACTTCAGACAGGACTTTTGTCACCCTTCTTATTCCCTCCAGGCTGGCCAGGGATCTGGGCCTCTCCAAGCACCAGCCAGAAGGAAGGCCTGCTCTGCGCGGCTTCCGGAAGCCCGCCGACACCTGCAGACACGCCAGCTGTTTACAGCACGAGGGCAGACGCCGTGGACAGAGACGGTGAGGCTGTTTCTCCCACAGACAGGTACCCGTGGAAGTCCCACGACGGAAGTCACAGTGCGGTGACTGCAGTGTCACCGTATGGAGCTGCAGAGTGGCTTCTCCAAGACAAGAACCTGTCTCCGACTCCGCACCTACGCCAGGCCGTGGCCTTCAACTCGAGGG AGTTTTCACAGGATAAGTCTAAACCGCCTGCAGGAGTGACTGAACGATCTCGGGAACAACGGGTGAGATCGGGGTTCGGCGGCGGAAGGGAAACACCCGGAAGCCACAGAGGGCACAACGTGCGCACTGGGAGCCGGGAGACCCAGGCCGAGCCCAGCAGCTGGGCTCACGGGGGAGGACAGAGGTGCTCCGGAAGTCAGAAGAGGAGCCCCGTGCAGTTCAGCCGGCATTTTGTCTTCCTTGGTCTAGAAACCTGTAATCGCGTACCTTCAACTCACAGAAAACTTGGTGTGCCTTCAAAGCCTGGGGCTTTCCTTGTCCTTCAAGGCTGGGAAGCAAGTCGGGGCATAAAGGGAAGGGCGGATTCCAGGCGTGGCTGCCTCCTGGAATAG